Within the Angustibacter sp. Root456 genome, the region CGGTGTGGTCTACCTCGACCCGCTCACGCTGGTCGACCGCGGGCCGCCGGTGCTCCTACCGCTCGGGTGAGCGGCGCGGCGGGTCGACTGGGGTGGGTCAGCCGGCGGTGACTTCGGCGATCTTGCCGCGCAGCTGCAGCACCGCTTTGGTGTGCATCTGGCAGATGCGGGACTCGGTGACGCCGAGCACCTGGCCGATCTCGGCGAGCGTCAGGCCCTCGTAGTAGTAGAGGGTGACGACGATCTTCTCGCGCTCAGGCAGCTGGTTGATCGCTCGCGCGAGCAGGTACTTCGTCTCTTCGCCCTCGAACGCCAGCACGGGGTCCTCGGCGCCCTTGTCCTCGAGGGTGTCACCGAGGGTGAGCGAGTCGCCCTTCTCGCCGCCGACGCTGAGCAGCTCGTCGAGCGCCACGACGTTGACGTACGAGACCTGGCTGAAGATCTGATGCAGGTCGCCGACCTTGATGCTCATGTGCTCGGCGACCTCGGCCTCGGTGGGCGTGCGGTGCAGCCGGCCCTCGAGTTCGGCGTAGGCGCGCTCGACCTCGCGGGCCTTGTAGCGCACCGAGCGCGGGATCCAGTCGATGGCGCGCAGCTCGTCGATGATGGCGCCGCGCACGCGGGAGATGGCGTACGTCTCGAACTTGATCGAGCGCTCGATGTCGAACTTCTCGATGGCGTCGATCAGCCCGAAGATGCCGTACGACACCAGGTCGGCCTGCTCGATGTTCGGCGGCAGGCCGACGCCGACGCGTCCGGCGACGTACTTCACCAGCGGGGAGTAGTGCAGGATCAGCTTCTCGCGCACGGCCGGGTCGCCGTCGGCCTTGTACACGCGCCACAGCTCGGCGATCGCGGCCGCGTTCGCCGCGACCGGGTCGTCGTCGAGGTCGTCGTCGAGGTCGTCGTCGGCCTCGTCGGTCGCGTCGGCCTCGTCATCGACTTTGGGCGCGTCGTCGGTCGCGTCGTCATCGTCGGTGACGTCGGCCTCGGCGGCTGCACCGCTGCGCTGGGCGTTCATCCGCTCCCCCTGCCTGCGTGGTCGGCCGCCGTCCGAGCTGGCGTCCGCGTCGGTATCGGTGTCGGTGGCCGCAGTCACCGACACCTCGCCCTCAGGCTCGCGGGTGCGCCTGCTCATAGGTGGCCTTCAGCCTCTCGACGGAAACGTGTGTATAGATCTGAGTCGTGGCGAGCGTAGCGTGACCGAGAAGCTCCTGGACCGCTCTGAGGTCAGCTCCTCCTTCGAGCAGATGCGTGGCGGCGGAGTGACGCAGGCCGTGGGGGCCGAGGTCGTCGGCGTCGGGCACGTGCCGCAGCAGTGCGTGCACGGCCTCGCGGATCTGCCGCTGGTCGGCGCGGCGTCCGCGCCGACCCAGCAGCAGCGCGGGCCCGGTGTCGGGGCGCACCAGCTGCGGCCGGCCGACCGCGAGCCACTCCCGCACCGCGGTCGCCGCTGGTAGCCCGAACGGCACCACGCGCTGCTTGTCGCCCTTGCCGACCACCGTCACCACTCGGCGGTCGAGGTCGACGTCGTCGACGTCGAGTCCGACGAGCTCGCCGACGCGGATCCCGCTGCCGTACAACAGCTCCAGCGCCGCACGGTCACGCAGGTGCAGCGGATCTCCGTCGTCGGCCCGAACCTGCGCCACCTGCAGCAGGTCGGCGGCTTCCTGCCGCGCCAGGACGCCGGGGAGCGTGCGGTCACGTCGCGGAGCCGCCAGCCGCAGCGCGGGATCGCGAGCTAGCCGGCCGCTGCGGGTGGCCCAGGCGCAGAACGTGCGGGCCGCAGCCGCGCGGCGGGCGATGGTGGAGCGGGAGCGGCCCGATGCGGTCAGCGAGGCCAGCCACGACCGCAGCAACGGCAACGTGATCGCGTCGAGACTCGAGCCGCCACGCTCGACGACGAAGTCGAGCAGCGCGTGCACGTCACCGACGTAGGCGCGCTCGGTGTGCGGCGACCGACCCCGTTCGCTGCGCAGGTAGCGAGCGAACTGCGCCACGACGTCCTCGAACTCGACCAGGGGGTCGGCCGGCTGCGCGACGGCGACGCCGTCACTCGACGTGGTGCTCACGCGCCTACGCTACGCAGCCTCGCCCGCTGCGCACCCCGGACGCGCCGCGAGCGTGCCGACGTCCGTCGTGCCCTCAGGCCAGCCAGGGGTAGGGGCCGCGCAGGATCGCGACCACGCGGTCGGTCACGGCCTCCGCGTGCGGGGGCCGCACCGTGATGGGCTGAACCAGGCCCCTCGTGAGGTGCAGGTGCAGCGACTGCAGCGTCGCGAACGTGTTGAACGCCCAGACCGGGATCGGCCCGGGCGCTGCGTCCGCGAACGCCATTTCGACCACGTCGAGCCACGCCTTGGCCTCGCGCTCCGTCACCTCCTCCGGGCTGAGCACCTCCACCAGGGCGCGAGCGAGCCGGGCGTCCTCGAGCTGCACGTAGCGCGCTGTGGTGTCGCGGTTGAGGATGCGCCGGGCGCAGGCGTCAAGGAGCTCGTCGCGACGGTGGGGCAGATGGGGTGCGAACGCGGCTGTCGTGTCGGCCCTGCGGGTGCGTCAGCCGCTGCGCCGCGTCATCGCCCAGCCGCACCAGGACGTCGTCGAGCAGTCCCTCGCGGGCCCAGCGACCGAGCGCGGTGAAGCCGATGTCGTCGCGCAGCCTGGGGTCCGGCGAGCCGAGGAGCTGCCCGAGCTCCGCAACGACGTCCACGAGATTCCGGTCGCTCGGCATCACCCAGTCGGCGTCGGCCAGTCGCGTCCAGTCCGAGAGGTCGTCCACGCGGCTCACCCTCCCACGGGCGCGCGCACGACCGCCGCCGCTCGCTTCTCGTCGTCCGCCTTGCGCGAGCGCGGCCGACGGTGCAGGCGCCAGCCGTGGCCGTGCCGCTCGGCGAGGCCGAGCAGCGCGAGGCGGCCGAGCGCGGCCTGCACGGTGCCGCCGTCGAGGCCGGCCGTGCAGGCGAGCCGGTCGATGGGGCGACCCGTGCGTACCGGGAGCGCCTCGAGCACGCGCCGGGTCACGTCGTCGAGGGCGTCGTTCTCGGACTCAGTGACCGCAGACGGCGCGACGGCGTCGGCACCGATCCGGCCCACGAGATCGACCACCTCTGCGGCGTCGGTCACGAGCACGGCTCGACCGTCGCGCACCAGCTCGTGGCACCCGGCCGAAGCGGCCGAGGTCACCGGCCCTGGCACCGCACCCACCGGCCGGCCCAGCGCCGCCGCGGTGCGCGCGGTGTTGAGGGCGCCGCTGCGCAGTGCCGCCTCGACCACCACCGTCCCCGACGAGACCGCGGCGATCAGCCGGTTGCGCTGCAGGAACCGCGAACGCGTGGGAGCCGAACCCGGTGGCACCTCGCTCACCACGGCACCGTCGTCGACCAGCGCGTTCATCAACGCGTGGTGCCCCTGCGGGTAGGCGCGGTCGACCCCGCCGGCGAGGACGGCGACCGACCGGCCGCTCGTCAGCGACGCCCGGTGTGCGGCGCCGTCCACGCCGTACGCCAGGCCGCTCACGACGACGAAGCCGCGATCGGCCACGCCGCAGGCGATCTCACCGGTGACGTGCTCGCCGTACGCCGTCGAGGCTCGCGCGCCCACGATGGCCACGGAACGCTCCCCCAGGTCGCGCAGGTCGACCGGGCCGCGCACCCACAGACAGGTCGGTGGCGCCGCCAGGGCTTCGAGCCCTTGCGGCCACTCGTCGCAGCCGGGGTGCAGCAACCGGCCGCCGCATCGACGCAGCGTCTCGAGGTCGCGGAGCGGGTCGAGGTCGGCCAACCGCGGTACGTACCGGTCGAGCCAGTCGACGTCGCGCGACACCAGCGCACGCAGGGCCTCGCGCGGGCCGACGCGCTCGATGAGCGCCGCGACGCGCACGTCGCCGGGCTCGGCGAGCCGGCTCCACGCGGCACGGGCCAGCACGACGTCGTCCCGGTCGAAGGTGAGCCCGCGGTGTCGGGTGGTGATCATGCCGCCGCCTGGTGGCGCAGCGAGAAGGCGCGGTCGACGTCGTCTCGACCCGGCCGGTCGCGGCCGTCGAGATCGGCGAGGGTCCACGCCGTCCGCAGCACCCGGTCGTACCCGCGCACCGTCAAGGTGCCGCGGTCGACTCCGCGGTCGACCGACGCCGTGGCAGCTGCCGGCAGCCGCCACGGTTGCCGACGCAGCTCGTGCCCGGGCGCGTGCGCGTTGAGGCTCCACCGCTCCTCGCGCCAGCGCTCGCGCTGCGCCGCCCTGGCCGCCGCGACCCGCGCCGCCACGACGGCGCTGCTCTCCTCGTCGCCCACCGTCGCGAGCGCCGCGCGGGTCACGGGCAGCACCTCGACCTGCAGGTCGACGCGATCGAGCAGCGGCCCGGACAGCCGGTGCAGGTAGCGCCGGCGAGCCATGGGAGTGCACGTGCACTCCGTGCCCTTGCCGGACGACTGACCGCACGGGCACGGGTTGGCGGCGAGCACGAGCTGGAACCGCGCTGGGTACCGCGCTTGGCCCGCCGCCCGGTGGATCACCAGCTCACCGCACTCGAGCGGCTGGCGCAGCGCGTCGAGAACGCGCCGCTCGAACTCGGGCGCTTCATCAAGAAAGAGGATTCCGTGGTGGGCGCGCGACGCCGCGCCCGGCCGCGGGATGCCAGATCCCCCGCCGACGACGGCGGGAGCGGACGCCGTGTGGTGCGGGTCGACGAACGGCGGCCGGGTGATGAGGCCGGCCCCCGCCGCCAGCGAGCCAGCCAAGGAGTGGACGGCGGTCACCTCCAGGGCCGCTGCCGGTGTGAGGTCCGGCAGGATGCTCGGCAGCCGCGCGGCGAGCATGGTCTTGCCTGCGCCGGGCGGCCCGAGCAGGAACAGGTGGTGGCCACCGGCCGCTGCCACCTCGAGCGCCCTGCGGGCGTCGCCCTGGCCCACGACGTCGGCGAGGTCGAGAGCGGCCCGCTGGTCGGCCTCGGGCTCGTACCGCGTCGGGTCGCAGGACTCCTCGACCTGCTCCCCGCGGTAACGCGCCACCAGACCACCCACTGAGTCGGCGCCCAGCACCTGCACCCCAGGCACCAGCTCGGCCTCGCGCACGTTCGCCGTCGGCACCACGACCCGCTCCACGCCCGTCTGGGCGGCGGCCAGCACCGCCGGCAGCACCCCGCGCACGGGCCGGACGCGGCCGTCCAGGCCGAGCTCGCCGAGGTGGAGCACGTCGCGCGCCACCGCCTCAGGCACCGCCTCGCCGGCCACGAGCACTGCGACCGCGATCGCCAGGTCGAACGACGTCCCGGCCTTGGGGATGGAGGCGGGCGAGAGGTTCACGGTGATGCGATGAGGCGGGATGGCGACGCCGGAGTTGGCGCACGCGGCGCGCACCCGGTCACGGGCCTCACCCAGCGAGGCGTCGGGTAGACCGGTGATCGTGAACGCCGGTAAGCCGCTCGAGACGTCGGCTTCGACGTCCACCACGTGCCCCTGGATGCCGATGAGGGCCACGCATCGCGTGCGTCCGAGCGCCATCTAGGCCACCGCCCGCAGGTGCTCGACGGTGGCGGGGCCGCTCGGTGGTCGCATCACGGCGACGACGTCGATCCGCACCTGGGGTGGGTGCAACCCGGTCTCCTGCAGCCAGCGGGCGGCCAACCGTCGCAGGCGCGCTGCCTTCCGGCTGGTCACGGCTTCCGCGGGGTGACCGAACGCCCCCGACCGGCGGGTCTTCACCTCGCAGACCACCAGGCAGTCGCCGTCGCGCGCCACGATGTCGATCTCGCCCAGCTCGCACCGCCAGTTGCGGTGCAGCAGCTGGTAGCCCAGCTCGACCAGGTGCCGCGCGGCGACGTCCTCGCCGTAGCGACCCACTGCGTCCTTCGCAGCCATCCGACCACCTCCGGCCTCCACCCTGGAGCGGGGGTGGTGGCCGGCGAAAGGCCGCCGCCGCGGGCTGTGGACAACTCAGCGTCGGCCCTGACCTGTGGACGACGAACCGTGAGTGGGCACGTCTACTGCACTCGCCGATGGCGACTGGGGCACCCCACCGCCATAGGTTGGCGACAGGGTGCCCCCGCGCCCAACAACGGTGAGGCGGCTAGGTGGTGGGGACGGGTGCGGGGCAGGGTGCCGCCTCGTCGAGCGGCACGGCGGCGGGACGGCGGCGGTTGACCAGCAGCGAGCCGGCGATGACGAGGCCGAACCCGGCGACGGTCCAGACCGTGATCGACTCCCCGAGGACGACGGCGCCGGCCACCACCGCGACGGCCGGGTTGACGTAGGTGATCGTGGTGGCGCGCACCGGGCCGATCTCGGCGACCAGCCCGACGAGCAGCAGGAAGGCCGCGGCCGTGCTGACCAGTGCGAGCAGCACCACGGCCGTCACGACGCGGCCCGACGGCAGCGCCGTCGGCAGGCCCGGCGCGGCGAAGGGCAGGTACCCCAGCGCCGCGGCGGTGAGCGACAGCGCCACCACGCCCGGCCCGGGCAGGTCGGAGAACCAGCGCGACAGCAACGCCGCGCCGAGCGCGTAGCAGACCACGACCACGGCCATCTCGGCGATCGCCGACCACTGGCTGCCCTCGACGTCGACGCCGACGAGCAGCGCGACCCCCACGACGCCCAGGCCCAGGCCCGCCGCCCCCGTGCGACCGAGCGCCTCGTGCCGGCCCGTGAGCATCGCGACACCCACGCCGACGAGCGGCACCGCCGCCACCAGCAGGCCCGCCAGCGAGCTCGACAGGTGCTGCTCGGCGCGGGTGAGCAGCAGCCAGGGCACCGTGATCTCGACGGCGGTGAAGACGAGCAGCTTCGGCCAGCGGGCCAGCACGGGGCGCACCCAGCCGCGGGCGAACGCGACCGGCAGCAGCAGCAGCGCCCCCAGCGCGGTGCGGACGAAGACGAGCGTCAGCGGGCTGAGCTCCTCGACGGCGATCTTGATCAGCAGGTACGGGATGCCCCAGGCGATGGAGAGCCCGGCGAACAGCAGGGCGGCGCGGCGACTCATGCGGCAATTCTCGGCGCCAACGACGATTCAGTCCATCTACTATTCGTTCATGTCAACGTTGAGTCGCGACTTCACGATCGACCTGCGCCGGCTCCGCGTGCTGCGCATGCTCGACCAGCACGGCACCGTCTCGGCAGCCGCGACCGCGCTGCACCTCACGCCGTCGGCGGTGTCGCAGCAGATCGCGGGGCTGGCCCGCGACACCGGCGTCCAGCTGCTCGAGAAGCGCGGGCGCGGCGTCCGCCTCACCGCGCGCGCCCGCCGGCTGCTCGAGCACGCCGCGGTCATCGAGCAGCAGCTGCAGGTGGCCCGCGCCGACCTCGCCTCGTGGGACGCCGGGGACGCCGGTCACGTCGGCATCGCGTCGCTCTCGACCGGGATCACCGCGATCGTCGCTCCGGCCCTGAAGTCGTTGCGCTGCAGCCATCCCGGCCTGTCGGTGACGGTCAGCGAGTCGGAGCCGCCGCAGCTGTTCACCGACCTCGACCTCGGAGACGTGGACGTCGCCGTCACGGTGCACCACACCCCCGGCCCGCCGGTCACCGACGCTCGCTACCACCGCGTCGACCTGCTGGTCGACCCGCTCGACGCCGTGCTGCCCGCCGACCACCCGGCCGCCCACCCGGACGGCGTCCGGCTCACCGAGCTCGCCGACCAGCCGTGGGTCTCGGGCTACCCGGGGGGTTCGTGCTCACGGCTCACTGAGGCGGTGTGCGCCAACGCCGGCTTCACGCCCGATGTGCGCCACCACGTCGGTGACTGGGTGGCGCTCGGCGCGCTGGTGGCCTCCGGCGCGGGCGTCGCGTTGGTGCCTCGCGTCGCCCAGCCGCTCCCGATGCCCGGCCTCGCGGTCGTGCCCGTGCTGGGCACGCCCGCGGCCCGGCACTTCTACGCCGCCGTGCGCGCGGGCGCCGAGGCCGACCCGGCGGTCGCGCTCGTGCTCGAGCGCCTCACGCAGGTCGCGGCCGAGTGGACCGCCGCGGCTCAGCAGCCGACGAGCCTGGCCGCGAGGTAGCTCTCGACCTGGTCGAGCGCCACCCGCTCCTGGCTCATCGTGTCGCGCTCGCGCACCGTGACGGCCTGGTCGTCGAGGGTGTCGAAGTCGACGGTGAGGCAGTACGGCGTACCCACTTCGTCCTGGCGGCGGTAGCGGCGGCCGATCGCCCCTGCGTCGTCGAAGTCGACGTGCCAGTGGCGGCGCAGGGCGGCGGCGAGGTCGCGCGCCTTCGGCGACAGGTCGGCGTGACGCGACAGCGGGAGCACGGCGACCTTCACGGGCGCGAGCCGCGGGTCGAGCCGCAGCACCACGCGCTTGTCGACGCCGCCCTTGGCGTTGGGCGCCTCGTCCTCGGTGTAGGCGTCGAGCAGGAACGCCATCATCGACCGGCCCACACCCGCGGCCGGCTCGATGACGTAGGGCGTCCAGCGCTCGTTCTTGCCCTGGTCGAAGTACGACAGGTCGACGCCGGAGTGCTTGCTGTGCGTCGTCAGGTCGAAGTCGGTGCGGTTGGCGATGCCCTCGAGCTCGCCCCACTGCGAGCCGGTGAAGTTGAAGCGGTACTCGATGTCGACGGTGCGGTCGGAGTAGTGCGAGAGCTTCTCGCGCGGGTGCTCGTAGTGCCGCAGGTTCTCGGGCGCGATGCCGAGGTCGACGTACCACTGGGTCCGCAGGTCGATCCACGTCTGGTGCCACTGCGCCGCGGTGCTCGGCTCGACGAAGTACTCCATCTCCATCTGCTCGAACTCGCGGGTGCGGAAGATGAAGTTGCCGGGCGTGATCTCGTTGCGGAAGCTCTTGCCCATCTGGGCGATGCCGAACGGCGGCTTCTTGCGCGCCGACGTCATGACGTTGAGGAAGTTGACGAAGATGCCCTGGGCGGTCTCGGGCCGCAGGTAGTGCAGGCCGGATTCGTCGTCGACGGCGCCGAGGTAGGTCTTCAGCAGTCCGCTGAAGGCGCGCGGCTCGGTCCAGGCGCCGCGCGTGCCGCAGTTCGGGCAGGCGACGTCCTTGAGGTCGACCGAGCCGGGGTCGTCGAGGCCCTTCTTCTCGGCGACGGCCTCCTGCAGGTGGTCGGCCCGAAAGCGCCGGTGGCAGCTCTGGCACTCCGTCAGCGGGTCGGTGAACGTCTCGACGTGACCGGACGCCACCCAGGTCTGCGTCGGCAGGATCACCGAGGAGTCCAGGCCGACGACGTCGTCGCGG harbors:
- the whiG gene encoding RNA polymerase sigma factor WhiG, yielding MSRRTREPEGEVSVTAATDTDTDADASSDGGRPRRQGERMNAQRSGAAAEADVTDDDDATDDAPKVDDEADATDEADDDLDDDLDDDPVAANAAAIAELWRVYKADGDPAVREKLILHYSPLVKYVAGRVGVGLPPNIEQADLVSYGIFGLIDAIEKFDIERSIKFETYAISRVRGAIIDELRAIDWIPRSVRYKAREVERAYAELEGRLHRTPTEAEVAEHMSIKVGDLHQIFSQVSYVNVVALDELLSVGGEKGDSLTLGDTLEDKGAEDPVLAFEGEETKYLLARAINQLPEREKIVVTLYYYEGLTLAEIGQVLGVTESRICQMHTKAVLQLRGKIAEVTAG
- a CDS encoding tyrosine recombinase XerC, with product MVEFEDVVAQFARYLRSERGRSPHTERAYVGDVHALLDFVVERGGSSLDAITLPLLRSWLASLTASGRSRSTIARRAAAARTFCAWATRSGRLARDPALRLAAPRRDRTLPGVLARQEAADLLQVAQVRADDGDPLHLRDRAALELLYGSGIRVGELVGLDVDDVDLDRRVVTVVGKGDKQRVVPFGLPAATAVREWLAVGRPQLVRPDTGPALLLGRRGRRADQRQIREAVHALLRHVPDADDLGPHGLRHSAATHLLEGGADLRAVQELLGHATLATTQIYTHVSVERLKATYEQAHPRA
- the dprA gene encoding DNA-processing protein DprA, whose product is MITTRHRGLTFDRDDVVLARAAWSRLAEPGDVRVAALIERVGPREALRALVSRDVDWLDRYVPRLADLDPLRDLETLRRCGGRLLHPGCDEWPQGLEALAAPPTCLWVRGPVDLRDLGERSVAIVGARASTAYGEHVTGEIACGVADRGFVVVSGLAYGVDGAAHRASLTSGRSVAVLAGGVDRAYPQGHHALMNALVDDGAVVSEVPPGSAPTRSRFLQRNRLIAAVSSGTVVVEAALRSGALNTARTAAALGRPVGAVPGPVTSAASAGCHELVRDGRAVLVTDAAEVVDLVGRIGADAVAPSAVTESENDALDDVTRRVLEALPVRTGRPIDRLACTAGLDGGTVQAALGRLALLGLAERHGHGWRLHRRPRSRKADDEKRAAAVVRAPVGG
- a CDS encoding YifB family Mg chelatase-like AAA ATPase; its protein translation is MALGRTRCVALIGIQGHVVDVEADVSSGLPAFTITGLPDASLGEARDRVRAACANSGVAIPPHRITVNLSPASIPKAGTSFDLAIAVAVLVAGEAVPEAVARDVLHLGELGLDGRVRPVRGVLPAVLAAAQTGVERVVVPTANVREAELVPGVQVLGADSVGGLVARYRGEQVEESCDPTRYEPEADQRAALDLADVVGQGDARRALEVAAAGGHHLFLLGPPGAGKTMLAARLPSILPDLTPAAALEVTAVHSLAGSLAAGAGLITRPPFVDPHHTASAPAVVGGGSGIPRPGAASRAHHGILFLDEAPEFERRVLDALRQPLECGELVIHRAAGQARYPARFQLVLAANPCPCGQSSGKGTECTCTPMARRRYLHRLSGPLLDRVDLQVEVLPVTRAALATVGDEESSAVVAARVAAARAAQRERWREERWSLNAHAPGHELRRQPWRLPAAATASVDRGVDRGTLTVRGYDRVLRTAWTLADLDGRDRPGRDDVDRAFSLRHQAAA
- a CDS encoding YraN family protein codes for the protein MAAKDAVGRYGEDVAARHLVELGYQLLHRNWRCELGEIDIVARDGDCLVVCEVKTRRSGAFGHPAEAVTSRKAARLRRLAARWLQETGLHPPQVRIDVVAVMRPPSGPATVEHLRAVA
- a CDS encoding DMT family transporter; its protein translation is MSRRAALLFAGLSIAWGIPYLLIKIAVEELSPLTLVFVRTALGALLLLPVAFARGWVRPVLARWPKLLVFTAVEITVPWLLLTRAEQHLSSSLAGLLVAAVPLVGVGVAMLTGRHEALGRTGAAGLGLGVVGVALLVGVDVEGSQWSAIAEMAVVVVCYALGAALLSRWFSDLPGPGVVALSLTAAALGYLPFAAPGLPTALPSGRVVTAVVLLALVSTAAAFLLLVGLVAEIGPVRATTITYVNPAVAVVAGAVVLGESITVWTVAGFGLVIAGSLLVNRRRPAAVPLDEAAPCPAPVPTT
- a CDS encoding LysR family transcriptional regulator produces the protein MSTLSRDFTIDLRRLRVLRMLDQHGTVSAAATALHLTPSAVSQQIAGLARDTGVQLLEKRGRGVRLTARARRLLEHAAVIEQQLQVARADLASWDAGDAGHVGIASLSTGITAIVAPALKSLRCSHPGLSVTVSESEPPQLFTDLDLGDVDVAVTVHHTPGPPVTDARYHRVDLLVDPLDAVLPADHPAAHPDGVRLTELADQPWVSGYPGGSCSRLTEAVCANAGFTPDVRHHVGDWVALGALVASGAGVALVPRVAQPLPMPGLAVVPVLGTPAARHFYAAVRAGAEADPAVALVLERLTQVAAEWTAAAQQPTSLAAR
- a CDS encoding glycine--tRNA ligase, with the protein product MAAKPDSRIDTVVSLAKRRGLVFPSGEIYGGTRSAWDYGPLGVELKENIKRQWWRAMVTSRDDVVGLDSSVILPTQTWVASGHVETFTDPLTECQSCHRRFRADHLQEAVAEKKGLDDPGSVDLKDVACPNCGTRGAWTEPRAFSGLLKTYLGAVDDESGLHYLRPETAQGIFVNFLNVMTSARKKPPFGIAQMGKSFRNEITPGNFIFRTREFEQMEMEYFVEPSTAAQWHQTWIDLRTQWYVDLGIAPENLRHYEHPREKLSHYSDRTVDIEYRFNFTGSQWGELEGIANRTDFDLTTHSKHSGVDLSYFDQGKNERWTPYVIEPAAGVGRSMMAFLLDAYTEDEAPNAKGGVDKRVVLRLDPRLAPVKVAVLPLSRHADLSPKARDLAAALRRHWHVDFDDAGAIGRRYRRQDEVGTPYCLTVDFDTLDDQAVTVRERDTMSQERVALDQVESYLAARLVGC